From a region of the Paenibacillus lutimineralis genome:
- the ypeB gene encoding germination protein YpeB, whose amino-acid sequence MYKRLSAILFPIATLLLIGALVWGYQENQEKNSILIKAENQYQRAFHDLSYHVDRLHSQLGNTLAVHSASTGSQRKGLVNVWRITSEAQNEINQLPLTMLPFSKTEEFLSRISNFSYQTAVRDMTKQPLTDNEVKNLKELYNSSAQISKDLQDVQDKVISNRLRWMDVETALATNKEAKDNTIIDGFKTVDKKVGEYPELDWGPSVSSMYTKRSVKKLGGTPITTENIKHKAAQFIGHHNGNIKVVENGRGTEWASYTAKSNGKKDETYTLDYTRNGGHLISYSCERTIGPRSLGYKEARAESEKFLKEKGYPNMTAVSYDQYDNIGSLTFVNKQGDVLIYPEKVTVRVGLDNGQVTGLQASDYVYEREVNQKIPKPKLTVEQARKYLNSDFKEKYNRLSLIKNELSDKVLTYEFGGSINGKDYRIYINAENGTEENIEEIRSNKPTNKTENHQNQQKQKHKKQA is encoded by the coding sequence ATGTATAAACGTTTGAGTGCGATTTTATTTCCTATTGCCACTCTTTTATTGATCGGCGCATTGGTATGGGGGTATCAGGAGAATCAGGAGAAAAACTCGATCTTGATCAAAGCCGAGAACCAATATCAGCGCGCTTTCCATGACTTGTCGTATCATGTCGATCGGCTTCATAGTCAGCTTGGCAACACGCTGGCGGTTCATTCGGCATCGACTGGTTCCCAACGTAAGGGTCTGGTCAATGTCTGGAGAATTACAAGCGAGGCGCAAAATGAGATCAACCAGCTTCCGCTTACGATGCTTCCTTTCAGCAAGACCGAGGAATTCCTATCACGGATTTCTAACTTCTCTTATCAGACAGCGGTTCGCGATATGACCAAGCAGCCGTTAACGGATAATGAGGTTAAAAATTTGAAGGAGCTCTACAATAGCTCGGCGCAAATCTCCAAGGATCTTCAAGATGTTCAGGACAAGGTTATCTCCAATCGTCTGCGTTGGATGGACGTGGAGACTGCCTTGGCGACGAATAAAGAAGCGAAGGATAACACGATTATCGACGGCTTCAAGACGGTGGATAAGAAAGTAGGAGAATATCCTGAGCTTGACTGGGGCCCATCCGTCTCCAGTATGTACACAAAACGGTCGGTGAAGAAGCTTGGTGGGACTCCGATTACAACAGAGAATATCAAGCATAAAGCAGCTCAATTTATCGGGCATCACAACGGTAACATCAAGGTTGTAGAGAATGGACGCGGTACAGAGTGGGCTTCCTACACAGCCAAGTCCAATGGTAAGAAGGATGAGACTTATACGCTGGATTATACCCGTAACGGCGGGCATCTGATATCCTATTCCTGCGAACGGACAATTGGTCCGAGATCACTAGGCTATAAAGAAGCAAGAGCTGAGTCGGAGAAGTTTCTGAAGGAGAAAGGGTACCCTAACATGACTGCGGTATCCTATGATCAATATGACAATATCGGCAGCCTAACCTTTGTTAATAAACAAGGAGATGTCTTGATCTATCCCGAGAAAGTTACTGTGCGTGTAGGTCTGGACAATGGCCAAGTGACTGGCCTTCAGGCAAGTGATTATGTCTATGAGCGTGAAGTTAATCAGAAGATTCCTAAGCCGAAACTGACGGTTGAACAGGCACGGAAGTATTTGAATTCTGACTTCAAGGAGAAATACAACCGACTTTCACTCATTAAGAATGAGTTGTCTGACAAAGTGCTGACCTATGAGTTTGGTGGTTCAATCAACGGTAAGGATTATCGCATTTATATTAATGCGGAGAACGGGACCGAAGAGAATATCGAAGAGATAAGAAGCAATAAACCAACGAATAAGACGGAGAATCACCAAAACCAACAAAAGCAAAAGCATAAGAAGCAAGCTTAA
- a CDS encoding flagellar brake protein, whose protein sequence is MYPKVNDLVYIHVASVDKKVQEKEYKSRIADDEENSFLIEVPIESGTGRLKRLVIGDELSVYFLSEGGIKNFFNTYVTGFADDKVQMIRIRKPEPETITKIQRRDFLRVVADLEIAVRMKDNTRFITYTEDVGGGGVSFKCESKYKISQDDQLYCWLLIPYKNGSIDHVPFEAEVVRIKKLETDRVIAMLKLVSISDMERQKIIRYCFERQFDFKNR, encoded by the coding sequence TTGTACCCGAAAGTAAATGATCTTGTCTACATCCATGTCGCTTCGGTTGACAAGAAGGTGCAAGAGAAAGAGTATAAATCGCGAATTGCCGATGATGAAGAAAATTCATTTTTGATTGAAGTACCGATCGAGAGCGGAACAGGAAGACTCAAGCGGCTTGTTATTGGGGACGAGCTTTCTGTATATTTTCTGTCTGAGGGCGGGATTAAGAATTTTTTTAATACATACGTAACCGGCTTTGCAGATGATAAGGTACAGATGATACGAATTCGCAAACCGGAGCCAGAGACGATTACCAAGATTCAACGGAGGGATTTCCTCCGGGTGGTGGCTGATCTGGAGATTGCGGTAAGAATGAAGGACAACACCCGGTTTATCACTTATACCGAGGATGTCGGCGGTGGTGGCGTCTCTTTCAAATGCGAAAGTAAATACAAGATTTCCCAAGATGATCAGTTGTATTGTTGGCTGTTGATCCCATACAAGAATGGTTCCATTGATCATGTACCTTTTGAAGCTGAGGTGGTTCGCATTAAGAAGCTGGAGACTGATCGAGTGATCGCTATGCTGAAGCTGGTCAGTATTTCTGATATGGAGCGTCAGAAGATTATTCGCTACTGCTTTGAACGGCAATTTGACTTCAAGAATCGTTGA